The window gaaagaggaggtgaTGGAGGCAGGGCcctcagcagctgagctgccaaCGTGGAGGGCAAGGTGCTGGCAGAGCCAGGGCTCCCAGGGGACAGAGCTGGGAGTAGGGGTGCAAATGGGAGCTAAATGGCGAATGATAAATGGGCTTTTCTGGGCTGTCCCCTGTGCTCTACGGATGGGTTGTGAGGGGTCACGGGGAcgggaaactgaggcacgagGGGCTTTGGGCCCTGCCACCGTGCTCAGGGTTTGCAAAGCATTAAGGCACGGAGCCGAGCCTGCGTCCCACCGGGTGCCACCATCACAGCGCCCATCTGCACCCCAGTGCCGGGGCAGAGCCAGCACTGCCTCTCGCTCCGGGATTATCCGCTCAGCCGCGCCATCTGTTCACCAAACTGCCATCATTATGTTCAACTTGGGAAGAAAACGGCCCCTACAGAGAAGCAATTTGTTCGCTGACGAAACCTTTCAGGCTCTCGCCGTCCCCACCGACCCTCGCCGCCGTGCAGGCCGGCCCTGTGCTTGCCTCACTTAAACAGTCTGCGGGGAGAGAGGTGTGTGAGCGAGGCACGGGGAGGGTGCAGGGCTCCCTAATCCGATTATAGGGCATAAGAGCCTTCAGAGGGccgaggaggaagaggaggaggagggagttGCACTCCGTGCCCAACCCCAGCCCCGGGGGTCTTGCAATGATCTCACTGGAGGGGCTTTTCTTCGCCTCGCAGTGGGTTGCTTTTTGGGAGGAGATCAAAAGGGAAAGGGGCTGCCTGGGAAAGCGGGGGGGAGTGAGTGGGGTTtggggctgcaggctggagcCCAGCCCCAATGCGCTTCTGCCTCCCATGGGTCATGAGAAGCATCTTCCCCATGCAGCAGAGCCTGGAGGGGGGTTAGGATGGACCAGGAGCAGAACGCCCAGGGCCTGCAGTGAGGATGGAACCTCACGTCACACTGCCGGGCTCCTTTTTGGGGGGGCAATGCAGTGGAACCAAAGCATCCAGCACACACCTTGATTTCATTGGGTTCTTAGTAATGAGCAAGTGGGGATCCCTGGGAACGTTAAGGCGTTGGTTTGATGTGTATCAAAGGCGAACGTTTTCAACTTCTGCTGTGGAACAGTGCACCAGCCTCCAAATTTCTCTCCACCGTTTCTAAAAGGAATTAAAGAGCCCCAATTAAAGCGAACATTTTCGGTCAGCCTGGAACCAAGCAGTTGGTTTgttgctggttgtttttttccccccccatctCATTTCAGATCTCAGTGTATTTTCAGTGCGATGCCAACCAGGACCATGGGGGCATCCGTCTCTCAAGAGGACCGAGTGATACTTCGCTGCTTTGGAGGAAGGATGGGAGGAGGGAGACCACCTGCATGCAGGGGACCAGGCTGTCACCACGGCCTGGCCCCGAGCTGTGGCACCCTCTGGTGGCTGAGGTAATGGAGGGGTCAGAGCTAAGCATGAAATCCATGGCTCAAATGGGGACCCTGTGACTCCCCAGCGCTGCTGTGtagggtgagggggggggggtatcCTGGgggctttgctttcttccttggCAAACGGTGTATGAATTCAAGAGCAAATCCTGAAGTTACAAAAGAAGACAGAGCTGTTTTAATGGCGGCGGTCAAAAGGATCCATAGATAAAGTCTCTGCTGTTTGCCCTTCAGCTCAGTACGCCCCTTCCCAGCGCAGCACGCTAAAGAAAAGCCCTCCCCGCAGCTCTTCCCTTATGTCAGGTGGAGAAGctgaaggcacagagcagagctggtgtgTGGCACCTCTCACCCAAACGAGGTCTGAATCCGCACCAAGCCGGGCAGTCCCTTCTTCCCACAGCAAGAAACCAAATGACTGCAGCATCTCTTTGCTGTACATCCCTCTGTGCCCCCATCCTCTTTGGGGAACGCATGGAGACGAGCCTGGCTGGGAAcgtggggctgcaggcactgcctggAACTCATCACGCTGTCAGGGCTGTCAGGCGATGGTACGTCGCTCCTCGCTGCTCGTCCCGTGGTCACATCCATCCTCATCCACCTGCACCGGCACAGAGAGGGGTGGATTGGCTCagggctgaagcaggacttggggggtggggagggttGTGACAAAGCTGCCTCCCACCTGGACCAAGGAGGgtacccccccccaccccgaaTGCCCCCGCCGTACCTCTCGCAGCGCTTTGCTCTCCAGCTCGTTCCTTTCGGGGGGAGACCTCAGCACCTTCGTTCGCAGGAGGGCTCCTGGGGATGCGGAGGAGAATCCTCCTGAGCTCGCACCGAGCTTCCCCTGCCACCTAGCGGCCCCCCGGCCGAGCTGCGCCGCGTGGGCTCCACCGCTCCGCGTCGCTTTTGGTGGTTTCGTTGGGTTTTTGGGGgcgatatatatatatatatatatttaatgcaCGGGGTTGAAACTCACCCGTGAGGCCGCCCCcgagggcagccagcagcagggtgaCGACCAGCCCGCATAGCTGCCACTGCGCCTGCTCAGCGGTCGTGCGGCTGCCGTCGGCCACCAGCGGGAAGACGAGCTGCAGCCTGCGGGGAACGCGGCCGTGGGCTCTGCTCGTGGCCACGTGGGGGCACCGGAGCAGCACCCATATCGGAGCATCCCCCGGTGCCGGCTCTTCTCACCTGTCGCCGAATACATCCGCGGTGGCCAGCGCCGCCAGCAGCGTCCCCAGGAAGGTGCCCAGGATCCCCGGCAGCCCGTGGACGTTGTGCACTCCACACGTGTCCTCGGTTTTCAGCCTGGATCGCAGGATGGGCTGGGGGATGCACGGAGaggagctgggtttggagtGGGGGGAGTGCTCACCCCCACTGTTCTGGCTGAGTTAGGAATGCAGCCCCCCTGGGTCCAAAGGTGCTTTACGTTAGTGCCAGAAGGGGACTCACCGAGAGGAACCTGGAGCTGAGCAGGGAGAGCTGGCTGGCCAGGAAACCTGCTGTGAGGGCCCCAAAGGGGGTGGACAGCATCTCCCCCGCCATCCCCATCACGGCTGTGCTGGCCAAGGTGGCATCCTGGAGCTGGGCCTGaatggagcagcacagaggggttGTCCTCATGGAGAACATCAGCATGGGGCTGAGGTTTGGGCTTCCATTGGGATCAAGCTGCGCTTTATCCGACCCATGAAAGCAAACCAGCATCCCCTTGTGCTCCCTTGGACATCGTCATgcttcctgtccctgcaggatGGACAGGAGCTTGGCTTTGTCTCAGGAGAGGACCTACCACCTGCAGCGTGCCCTCCTCATACAGGATGGGCGAGAGGATGAAGGTGGCCAGGGTGCTCGCTGCCAGAGAGAAGTAGAGGTTCAGCACTGCCCAGGGCTCGGCGCTGTCGTGGGCTGTGGTGGCTGAGGCAAAGCTGGGCCAGAAGATCCACAGGCAAATGGTTCCTGTGGGAGGTGAGCGGGCACACGTGGGCACTGAGGTTGCTCCCTTGAGGGAAAGAACCTCTTCTTGCTAGTGCCAGAGATGCACAAAGGCACAACGGCCACAGCTGGCAGTGTGAGCAGCTTGGGCTGGACAGGAGGAAAAGCTTTTCCCTTGGAAGGGATCCCCAGCAAGgtggagaatctccatccttggaggtcTGCAGACCTCAGCTGTACAGTGGCACGACTGCATGTCCTAGCATTGGTGGCAGTCCTTCCCGCACCACTCCTATGATTCTGGTGTTGTAGGGCTCAAGCTCCATACCAACCACGGCAAAGACATCGGGCCCGTGCCCCACGTCctgctgctctttcctcttGTCCTCGTGGGGCTGGTGCAAGGCGCGTGAAACCGTCAAGCCAAAATAAGCACCAAAAGTGTGGATGGTCAAGGAGCCTCCACTGTCGCTTACCTGGCAAGTACAGAAAGCACCGTGCAGGGCAGGGTATGGGATCTGCCTATGGCCAAGGCAAGTCTTGAGGACAGGAGCCAAAACAGAGACCCCGACTATTCCCTTTCTGGGGGGTGACTCACCCCCAGGATGCTCCGCAGGATATATTCATTGCAAGCAAAGAGGGGAACCTCCAGCAGAGCCATCAGCAGCATCTGGATGGGATTCACCCTGCCCAGAACAGCCCCAGTGGAGATGAGGATGGCTGCGGTGCAGAAGTCGGCACTGACCATGCTGGGAAGGAGAGACAAGGCACTGAGCTGGATCCAGTGCAGCCCGGGCAAgggcaggcactggggagagTGGGTGGGCTGGAGCAGAGCCTGAATCCTGCATGCTGTGCCCTACGATCCAAACCCTGCATCCCAAACCCTGCCTCCCCAACCCTGCACCCTGCACTCCACACCCTGCTCCTGCAAGCTGAATGGGCAGCTTGAATCTGGCTGCGTCGGTGGCAAGGGGACAGCATGGCTTAGGCAAGTGGGTCTCAGCGTTCCCCTAAACACTTGGCTGATGCTCAAGCCTGGTCCTCACAACCCTCCTCCAAGCGAGCTTTGCCCTTctcctccagagcagagcagtgagttTTACAGAGGAGGGAGCCAGTGTGTAAGGgatggagctgggctgtgcagcgtcagagcagcagcagccttcctgccTTACCTCTGAGTGCTCACATAAATCTTGCTGTTCTGGGAGAAGTAAAAGAGCCCCTGGGCCAGTATGGCCCACTGGATGGTGAAGGCCACGATGAGGAGGCTGCCAGCCACGCTGCCCACCCCATAGCGGCTGAGGAAGGCCAGTAGGAAGCCGAAGCCAAGGAGAGCTCGGAGGTGGGCATCCCGGAACCCtggcaggaggcagaggggGGCTATGAGGCACTACGGGCAGGTCCTGGGTTTGGGTGACAGAGACCCCCACCAGATAGCCTGGGGTCGAACAGGTTTTGGGGTGTTGGAGCCTTCAGCTGATGGCAATCAGCCTTCTCCACCCACATgttccagcacagcagggcactgtgtcacttcccagcagcagttcccacAACACCAGCCCCGCACATGCAGCAGTCCCCATAAATGCACATGGGTTGCCCCACAGCCTGGAAGCTTTTTGGAGCAGCTCACACAACCCTGTCCACACCACTGACACTGACACAGGGGTGTTTGGAGATATCGGCCATGGCCAGGGACccccctgctgctctgcaaatgTCAGGGGCGCACGGGGACCCCAATGTGCACGGCAAGCAGAGCCACTGTCCCACACCTGGTGGTGACACCAAGCAGAGGACCCATGTCCTGCTCTGGGGCAATCTTCCATTTGCATAGCAGGGACAGGTGAGTCAGCAAGCAGGTGTGGATACGTGGGTGGAACTGGGAGAACCAGCCCACACCTGGCCAACCACATTGGTGCTgcgtggggagggagggagggggccaggaggggctgagccccccccaCAATGGCTGGGGGTAGGGTCGGGGCGGATGGCACTGTGGAAGGGGCTCGGTGCCAATCTCCTGGTGCTGCCAACCCCTGTGGGTGGAGTTTGCAGCCCCCGCAGTGCCAGGAGCACATGGTCGGGGCGGGGCATGTCAGGCTTTCGCCCCCCAGGATCCCCATGTCCACCCCTGCTCTCTTCTGGGGGTCAGAGCTGAGCACAACAACTTCCTGCACGCATACCAGGAGCgtggggcaggcagagctgctccctgtccatctcccctcccccccccttttcctcccagaGGACAGGGTACTCACGGGGGTACCCCAAAGTCGGGCTGGGGTCTCTCTGGCTGCATCTTGGCTCCGTGGAGCAGAGGTT of the Gallus gallus isolate bGalGal1 chromosome 25, bGalGal1.mat.broiler.GRCg7b, whole genome shotgun sequence genome contains:
- the RHBG gene encoding ammonium transporter Rh type B gives rise to the protein MAERAAARLHLSGLCFFLQLLTIVLFATFVRYSPESSNLCSTEPRCSQRDPSPTLGYPRFRDAHLRALLGFGFLLAFLSRYGVGSVAGSLLIVAFTIQWAILAQGLFYFSQNSKIYVSTQSMVSADFCTAAILISTGAVLGRVNPIQMLLMALLEVPLFACNEYILRSILGVSDSGGSLTIHTFGAYFGLTVSRALHQPHEDKRKEQQDVGHGPDVFAVVGTICLWIFWPSFASATTAHDSAEPWAVLNLYFSLAASTLATFILSPILYEEGTLQVAQLQDATLASTAVMGMAGEMLSTPFGALTAGFLASQLSLLSSRFLSPILRSRLKTEDTCGVHNVHGLPGILGTFLGTLLAALATADVFGDRLQLVFPLVADGSRTTAEQAQWQLCGLVVTLLLAALGGGLTGALLRTKVLRSPPERNELESKALREVDEDGCDHGTSSEERRTIA
- the RHBG gene encoding ammonium transporter Rh type B isoform X1; this encodes MAERAAARLHLSGLCFFLQLLTIVLFATFVRYSPESSNLCSTEPRCSQRDPSPTLGYPRFRDAHLRALLGFGFLLAFLSRYGVGSVAGSLLIVAFTIQWAILAQGLFYFSQNSKIYVSTQSMVSADFCTAAILISTGAVLGRVNPIQMLLMALLEVPLFACNEYILRSILGVSDSGGSLTIHTFGAYFGLTVSRALHQPHEDKRKEQQDVGHGPDVFAVVGTICLWIFWPSFASATTAHDSAEPWAVLNLYFSLAASTLATFILSPILYEEGTLQVPILRSRLKTEDTCGVHNVHGLPGILGTFLGTLLAALATADVFGDRLQLVFPLVADGSRTTAEQAQWQLCGLVVTLLLAALGGGLTGALLRTKVLRSPPERNELESKALREVDEDGCDHGTSSEERRTIA